A window of Ciconia boyciana chromosome 27, ASM3463844v1, whole genome shotgun sequence contains these coding sequences:
- the ZNF385A gene encoding zinc finger protein 385A — translation MLRAPGPLGPPPGRLLLPDAAAAAAAAALRLLPPLPGMEPVPKAALGAALAKPRRPVIACSVCQIRFNSESQAAAHYQGNRHARRLKGLEAARARRGGDTGDPQDPPGPAPTPAGETTDRTGEQPPAPAAPGAPGPPSPPAPPPAVAVEAGGGALRGPEEEEEEKAKAKRLLYCALCKVAVNSLSQLEAHNKGTKHKTLVEARSGLGPIRAFPRLGGAAGTPPAEAPERSFHCQICNVRLNSELQLKQHISSRRHRDGVAGKPNPLLSRHKKPRTPPELVSGGGGGGSGCL, via the exons ATGCTGCGGGCCCCGGGGCCGCTggggccgccccccggccgcctcctcctgcccgacgccgccgccgccgccgccgccgctgccctgcggctgctgccgccgctgcccggg ATGGAGCCGGTACCGAAGGCGGCGCTGGGGGCGGCGCTGGCCAAGCCCCGGCGCCCCGTGATCGCCTGCAGCGTCTGCCAGATCCGCTTCAACTCCgag agccaggCGGCAGCACACTACCAGGGCAACCGGCACGCGCGGCGCCTGAAGGGGCTGGaggccgcccgcgcccgccgcgggggggacaccggggacccccaggacccccccggccccgcgcccaCCCCGGCCGGGGAGACGACCGACCGCACAG GCGAGCAGCCCCCCgcacccgcagcccccggcgccCCCGGGCCTCCCTcaccccccgctccccccccggCTGTGGCCGTGGAGGCAGGGGGGGGGGCGCTGAGGgggccggaggaggaggaggaggagaaggcgaAGGCCAAGCGGCTGCTGTACTGCGCCCTCTGCAAGGTGGCCGTCAACTCCCTCTCGCAGCTGGAGGCGCACAACAAag GGACGAAGCACAAGACGCTGGTGGAGGCGCGCAGCGGGCTGGGACCCATCCGCGCCTTCCcgcggctggggggggctgcggggacccccccggccgAGGCCCCCGAGCGCTCCTTCCACTGCCAGATCTGCAACGTCCGCCTCAACTCCGAGCTGCAGCTCAAGCAG cacatCTCCAGCCGGCGGCACCGGGACGGCGTGGCCGGAAAACCCAACCCGCTGCTGAGCCGCCACAAGAAGCCCCGGACCCCCCCGGAGCTGGTGagtggggggggcgggggggggtcagggtgtCTATAG
- the COPZ1 gene encoding coatomer subunit zeta-1 has protein sequence MEALILEPSLYTVKAVIILDNDGDRLFAKYYDDTYPSAKEQKAFEKNIFNKTHRTDSEIALLEGLTVVYKSSIDLYFYVIGSSHENELMLTAVLNCLFDSLSQMLRKNVEKRALLENMEGLFLAVDEIVDGGVVLESDPQQVVHRVAVRGEDVPLTEQTVSQVLQSAKEQIKWSLLR, from the exons ATGGAGGCGCTGATCCTG GAGCCGTCCCTCTACACCGTCAAAGCCGTCATCATCTTGGACAACGATGGCGACCGGCTCTTCGCCAAG TACTACGACGACACGTACCCCAGCGCCAAGGAGCAGAAAGCCTTCGAGAAGAACATCTTCAACAAGACCCACCGCACCGACA GCGAGATCGCGCTGCTGGAGGGGCTGACCGTCGTCTACAAGAGCAGCATCGACCTCTACTTCTACGTCATCGGCAGCTCCCACGAGAACGAG CTGATGCTCACGGCCGTCCTCAACTGCCTCTTCGACTCGCTCAGCCAGATGCTGCG GAAGAACGTGGAGAAGCGGGCGCTGCTGGAGAACATGGAGGGGCTCTTCCTGGCCGTGGACGAGATCGTGGACGGTGG tgtcgTCCTGGAGAGCGACCCCCAGCAAGTGGTACATCGCGTGGCCGTGCGG GGCGAGGACGTGCCCCTCACGGAGCAGACGGTCTCGCAG GTGCTGCAGTCGGCAAAGGAGCAGATCAAGTGGTCGCTGCTGCGCTAg